NNNNNNNNNNNNNNNNNNNNNNNNNNNNNNNNNNNNNNNNNNNNNNNNNNNNNNNNNNNNNNNNNNNNNNNNNNNNNNNNNNNNNNNNNNNNNNNNNNNNNNNNNNNNNNNNNNNNNNNNNNNNNNNNNNNNNNNNNNNNNNNNNNNNNNNNNNNNNNNNNNNNNNNNNNNNNNNNNNNNNNNNNNNNNNNNNNNNNNNNNNNNNNNNNNNNNNNNNNNNNNNNNNNNNNNNNNNNNNNNNNNNNNNNNNNNNNNNNNNNNNNNNNNNNNNNNNNNNNNNNNNNNNNNNNNNNNNNNNNNNNNNNNNNNNNNNNNNNNNNNNNNNNNNNNNNNNNNNNNNNNNNNNNNNNNNNNNNNNNNNNNNNNNNNNNNNNNNNNNNNNNNNNNNNNNNNNNNNNNNNNNNNNNNNNNNNNNNNNNNNNNNNNNNNNNNNNNNNNNNNNNNNNNNNNNNNNNNNNNNNNNNNNNNNNNNNNNNNNNNNNNNNNNNNNNNNNNNNNNNNNNNNNNNNNNNNNNNNNNNNNNNNNNNNNNNNNNNNNNNNNNNNNNNNNNNNNNNNNNNNNNNNNNNNNNNNNNNNNNNNNNNNNNNNNNNNNNNNNNNNNNNNNNNNNNNNNNNNNNNNNNNNNNNNNNNNNNNNNNNNNNNNNNNNNNNNNNNNNNNNNNNNNNNNNNNNNNNNNNNNNNNNNNNNNNNNNNNNNNNNNNNNNNNNNNNNNNNNNNNNNNNNNNNNNNNNNNNNNNNNNNNNNNNNNNNNNNNNNNNNNNNNNNNNNNNNNNNNNNNNNNNNNNNNNNNNNNNNNNNNNNNNNNNNNNNNNNNNNNNNNNNNNNNNNNNNNNNNNNNNNNNNNNNNNNNNNNNNNNNNNNNNNNNNNNNNNNNNNNNNNNNNNNNNNNNNNNNNNNNNNNNNNNNNNNNNNNNNNNNNNNNNNNNNNNNNNNNNNNNNNNNNNNNNNNNNNNNNNNNNNNNNNNNNNNNNNNNNNNNNNNNNNNNNNNNNNNNNNNNNNNNNNNNNNNNNNNNNNNNNNNNNNNNNNNNNNNNNNNNNNNNNNNNNNNNNNNNNNNNNNNNNNNNNNNNNNNNNNNNNNNNNNNNNNNNNNNNNNNNNNNNNNNNNNNNNNNNNNNNNNNNNNNNNNNNNNNNNNNNNNNNNNNNNNNNNNNNNNNNNNNNNNNNNNNNNNNNNNNNNNNNNNNNNNNNNNNNNNNNNNNNNNNNNNNNNNNNNNNNNNNNNNNNNNNNNNNNNNNNNNNNNNNNNNNNNNNNNNNNNNNNNNNNNNNNNNNNNNNNNNNNNNNNNNNNNNNNNNNNNNNNNNNNNNNNNNNNNNNNNNNNNNNNNNNNNNNNNNNNNNNNNNNNNNNNNNNNNNNNNNNNNNNNNNNNNNNNNNNNNNNNNNNNNNNNNNNNNNNNNNNNNNNNNNNNNNNNNNNNNNNNNNNNNNNNNNNNNNNNNNNNNNNNNNNNNNAGTTCATGTTTATATCTCATTCAGTAGATTTGATTTAGACATTTTATTTTTATTTTGTGTACCAGAGATGATGCGTTGTTTAAATTTGGGGTTAGAGTTTGAGATTTGTTGGGTTTTGATCATTTGAGACTTGAGCAGTTCGAAAACGTGGTTATCAATATACTCGGTTTCTCCAGCTATTTTGCATAATGTTTTGCATTTTTTTGTTATTGCTGATACCCACAAACACTTGAGCCTCACCTAATTAAACACTAAAACAGCCTCCCAAACACCGAGCCCGTTATACCTGATGGAGATATCTTTGGTGGAAAGGTCACGCCCTTTTTAATGAATGTAAAGAGTTGATTACTTGAAACTGAGACTTGCAGGTCTGAAATATGGAAAGGTTTGCGCGGTCTTGGTGGGGATTTGGAATGAATGCCTTGACAGTCTCTGATTTAAGTGGTTAGCGAAATCACAAGATAAGGTCTACTGAGGGTTAGTGAGCTCCTAAATTTTAATCCTCTTTACTTGAGGACAAGCAAAGATTCAAGTCTGGGGGAGTTGATATTCCGTGTTTTTAACGGTTTTAAACTCGTTTTGGAGCAATTAAATGGTCGGTTTTAATTAATGTTTTGGTCTATTTGATGCGTTTTGGTGTTCTTAAGTGTAATATGCAGGTTACTAGATAGCTTGCAAGAAAAGAACGCATTCGGGATTTATCAGAAGCAAGATGGACCGAACAATGGACCGAATGAAGTATTGATCGCACAGAGCCACAGATCGACCGATCCGGACAACGTGGATCGACCGATCCCACGCCTTCATGCCCTAGATCGACCGATCCGGTCCATGTTGATCGACCGATCCCACGCTCTACGGGCTCCACACGCACCAACGAGCTTTTCACTCCTTTTTACCCACTCCCCTCAATAATTCACAAAAGAACTCGACCTTTGAGACGAAGAAAAGACCAGGGGCGACCAAGAAGGAGATTTACAAGTTCTTGAGAGAGATTTGAGAGTTTTTATCTTGTTTTGTGTGATTTGTGAAGATTTGTAAAGGAGTTCATCTCAAAACCATTTGGAGAAGATCTTCTGAACCTTTACTCTGTTTTAATACAATCTTATCATGTTTTCTTCATCAAAATCGTTTTGTTCTTGCTTAGTTATGTGTGAGTAGTCATCTAGTTGGGTTTAGGGGTTCTCATAGGGGATTTCTTGATGTTTTGATCCATAAAACGTGTGTAGACTAAGGGATTACGTTTTGGTTCTTCTTCTAATGGATTTCTTACTGCTTGAACTGAATTGATCACTTAGTTCATGATATTAGATTGTTTGATGCACCGAAAGTGATTGTTTGAACTTCCGAAAATACTTTAGATGAGCAAAGTGTCCTTAACCCTCGGAAGTTGATGTTATTGCGCTTTGTGAACATATTGAACCTGTTCTTAATGCTTGTTTAGAAATTGAAACTCAGCGGAAGTTAGTGTGGAGATTTCTATAACATAGAGAATTAGCGCTACGGAAGTAGGTTAATTCTATTATCGTGTTTAAGTTCTAGACGGTTCTTAATATATCCCTGTGTCTTCCATTAATTGTATCTTGATTAAAAAGAAATCCCTGAGAATTCCCAATGCCCAACGTTTGTTTTAAAATAGTTTTCAAATCGTTTAAATCATCTTTTTACATGCTTGTTTATGTTTTGTGACACCTAAGAAAATTAAATAAAAACCATCAAAAATATATATTGATTCGCTGTAGCTATTAACTTGTCTGCAACTCTACGTGTGATCATCGGTCCCTGTGGATTCGATCCCGCATTACTACTGCGTACTTTACTGTGCACTTGCAGTTAGATAATCGGGTTAAAACTCGACACATCACATCCCACGAACTTGCAAACCTGTTCATTAACCCTACCACACCTCTGCTTACATTGACTCCACTCCCTAGGAACGGAGCCAACAAGCAGAGGGCTTGCATTAACACACTCCTCTATGCGCTTCCAAAATGAGCCAGCCTTCTGCTCATTACTCACGATTGGATCCTTGCTGGTGTTCAACCAAGCACTGATCAGCACCACATCTTCTTTGGTTGTCCACTTCCGCCTTTCCGCAGGTTTTGGAACCTCAGAACAACCAATATCTATTGGTTGACTGCTTTCGGAGGCAAGGAGGTTAACGAACCCGTGAGAGTTAAGGGAAATTGGTTCCATTTAGTTTTAGATAGAAGTTTTAAAAGTTTGGTGTGTTTTGAGATGTGGATCATGCCTATGTTTTAATACTAGTTTTAGTGTTAGAAAGTACAACAAATTGATTACGTGTGTGTGTTTGTCTAACTACCAAGCATTGATTAAACTAGTTTAAGTATGGTGTGTGTGTTTGGTTTTTCGTGTGTCTGTTTGTTGTGTGTGTTTTAATTACTCTATACTTGTTTTAGTGTTTGGTGTGTGTGTTTTAATGACTTTATAACAAGTACAACATAGGTATAACTACACAGATATCATTGAATGAACATCAAATAAATTTTAAAAACTCAACTACACCGATTTGATACACAACCATTCACTACCATTGAATACGCAACTACCTATAATTTTTAAAACTCAACTAAGCGTGGTTAAACTCTAGCTAGCTACCACTGTAGTTAACCAGTGTAGAGTAAGGGTTACCTTTTGTTTTCAGTCGAAGCAGAACTTCTCCAAGACCTCAACCTGCATAGAGAGGTTATAAACCTGCCCAGTGAGGTTATCAACCTCTGCCTGTACATGAAAGAACAATCATACAGTGTTAGTCAATGCATAAAAAATTAAGAAATATTTTACAAAATTGAAATCAAATTAGAATCTAGTTACCTCCAGTCTCTGAATGTGGTTATTGACCTCCGACACCCAATTTATCACCACCTCCACCTCCACCTCCTCCAGACGCTTAGTGAGGCGTTCGATCTGCTCCTCGACACCAATGACCCAAGGCTGACGATAACGAAACCCATCAGCCTTGGTAAGAAGAAAAAAAAAATTGAATCAATAATTAATCTCGTTTAAAAAATAGAAAATTCAAAATACAATTAAGAACAACCGTACCTCGTAGTTTTTGCAGGTGAAGAACCGCTTCCCAGGAAGAGTGTCGTAGTCGTCCTTCCCACGAACCTCGTGAATGATACTGCCACCACAGGGACACCTTGTCGGATTCCCGTACTCTGAATCAGCCACAGAAGAGAGCATGTTGATGTACTCCTTTGTCCTCTTTGAATCTCTTATCTCTGCTGCGGGATCCATCTGCATCAGAAAAAACGATTCCTTTTAGAACCCTAACTATAAACTAAATCGATTACAAATCCCAAATAAACGTACCCGCATGACGATTTTAAACCAAAAATCTATACCCCCTTTTCGATTTCGAACCCTACGACAAAACCCCCAAAACCATAAATCAAAACCCCCAAATCGATTTTTAACCTAAAACGCTTACGACCCCAAACGATTGAATCAATCGGTGAAACTAGTGGATACTCACCTCAGATCGTCTACGAGAGAGTACGACGTCGATTAGATCGAAGAAAGAAGAGAAAATGATCCGGCTATCGCGTCGCACGAAAAATCGCCAGGGAGAGAACGAAACCCTAGCTTTAGAAGAGAGAAGTGAAAATGAATAATCTATCGCGAATCCCTTTTTTTCTCCGTCTACACGCGGACTCGCGTGTCCACTCTGCTATCGACGCGTGGCTTGACCCCGTATCATACGGGTTCACCCGCAAGAGACGGATCACGATATTAGACCCAATAAACATTTTTTTTTAATCGAATGGGCCTAGGATCCCGAGCCCGTGATCCGGTTATAAACCGTCGATGCGGAAGCTCTAACATTAAACAATTAACTTGAACAAGATAGAGAACCGAGACAAGATCAACCCATAAACATCCTAGCAAATGAACCGTTGAAGAAAGATGAATGATAGAGAATCATTGAAAGCCGAACTTTTTTTGGGGAAGAACCGAGACCGCAACTCAATCTATTGCTTCGGAAACTTTTATGAAATAAACCAAAGTAAAATAGACAACCCCGCTTTTCTAAAGCGAAGTATGCTCTTCTTTACTGTGCTGATTGTCCTAGGGGACTCAACCTATATACCATAGTGTTACAGAAAGAATACGAATCAAATAGCAAACTAAAAAGCCGTCAATAGTTGTTACAAAATAATGAGCTAACTTATTCCTTGATTGACAAAAAAGGACAGATGCTACATACAATGAGATTGAGATAGAAAAATAACAAACAAACAAACAAAGCTACAAAATCAACCTCCTCCTGCCCGTTTAAGTTGATGGGGGCGAGGAGGGGATAACCGAATCGGGAGTTTGAGATGATGGTGTCCACGCATATAGAAGCATGCCCAGTACGAGGATGACTGTGCCTGCCACAAACCCTGTTGGAAGTGCAGATGCGACTCCAAGGTACGGAAAGGGAAGCGTGAAGAAGTAAACCGCTATGGGCACTGCACAGCCAAAGCCAACACAAGGTTAAATATTGTTAGAAATGTGTTTCACCATTCCTTAAAAACAAGTTTGGTTGATTCTTATCTCTAAGATATCACAGAGATGACCGTGTGATTGATAGAGAAGGCTATAAGGAGACATATGTTGTACCTGAAACGGTGGATGCTAGAGACTATTGGCAAGTCATCTCAAGCCCAACCGTCTCAAGCCCAACAACTGAAGCCCATTCCAGCAAATCATCAAACCTCTTCAACGGCTCTCTGCGACAAAGACAGAGCAAGAGAAGAGAAAAGAAAGGGAAAGCAGGTCATGACATCACCAAGTGGTCCTGGATTGTACAACTCATTCTCGGCCTTAGGATCTCTTGGAGAAGAAGGATGATAACATGTGTAATAGGAACTAGGGCTTCCATTGGTTTCTATTTAAGCAATCTCAATCTATTGTAAAGAGAGAGAGAGGGAAAAAGAAGCAAGAAATAGAAATCTCAGTTTCAGAATCTTATTTCTTTACACTTTCATGGTATCAGAGCCATGGAAGCTGTTGAACTCTATTCACCTCCTTCACTAAAGATAGTGAACTCAATCACTGTTAAGCTCACAGAAAGAAACTACTTGTTGTGGAAGAATCAGTTCGAAGCATTTCTCAACGGTCAACGTCTCTTAGGGTTTGTTACCGGAGCTACGCCTCGACCACCTGAGACTCTCGCCGTTCCAGGAATCAATGGATCTACAACTCCTGTTATAAACCCTGACTATCACACTTGGTTCCAAACAGATCAGGTTATCAAGTCTTGGTTGCTTGGTTCTTTCTCAGAAGACATACAGAGCCTTGTTGTCTCCTGCTCAACCTCTCACCAGATCTGGGATGCGTTAGCCAAGCACTACAACCGTCCCACGTCGTCACGTTTGTTCGAACTCCAGCGCAAGCTACAGACCGTGGCCAAGCTAGATAGATCTATGACAGACTATCTCACTGATGTTAAGCTTATTTGTGACCAGTTGGCTTCGATTGGAAGTCCTGTTCCGGAAAGGATGAAAATTTTTGCGGCTCTTCAGGGTTTAGGCAAGGACTATGAACCTCTCATAACAAGCATCGAAGGTTCTGTGGACATGATGCCAAATCCTAACTTGGAAGATCTGGT
This genomic interval from Brassica oleracea var. oleracea cultivar TO1000 chromosome C2, BOL, whole genome shotgun sequence contains the following:
- the LOC106323275 gene encoding glutathione S-transferase T3-like, with product MEPISLNSHGFVNLLASESSQPIDIGCSEVPKPAERRKWTTKEDVVLISAWLNTSKDPIVSNEQKAGSFWKRIEECVNASPLLVGSVPREWSQCKQRCGRVNEQVCKFVGCDVSSFNPII